In one window of Deinococcus cellulosilyticus NBRC 106333 = KACC 11606 DNA:
- a CDS encoding response regulator, translating into MEDFEVVRVLLVDDHDVVRMGLKMYFSLDSEIEVVAEASNGMEALERIPECQPDVVIMDLMMPVMDGVKATRELRKLHPGIEVLALTSALEEHRIHAAIEAGAIGYMLKDASAETLLEAIHAAARGEVRLHPEAAKRLVREFRSPQMRENLTNKETLILQMIARGLTNKNIAEELQVSETTIKTHVSSLLSKLNLNSRTQAALYALKNNIATLE; encoded by the coding sequence ATGGAGGACTTTGAAGTGGTCAGGGTGCTGCTGGTCGATGACCATGATGTGGTCCGCATGGGCCTGAAGATGTATTTTTCCCTCGACAGTGAAATCGAGGTGGTCGCAGAGGCCAGCAATGGCATGGAAGCCCTGGAAAGGATTCCTGAGTGTCAGCCGGATGTGGTGATCATGGACCTGATGATGCCCGTGATGGACGGAGTGAAAGCCACACGTGAACTGCGCAAGCTGCACCCCGGAATCGAAGTCCTGGCCCTCACCAGTGCTCTGGAAGAACACCGCATCCACGCTGCGATTGAAGCCGGAGCCATTGGGTACATGCTCAAAGACGCCAGTGCCGAAACCCTGCTGGAAGCCATTCATGCAGCGGCCAGGGGAGAGGTGAGGTTGCACCCGGAAGCCGCAAAACGTCTGGTCCGTGAATTCCGCAGTCCCCAGATGCGTGAGAACCTCACCAACAAAGAAACCCTGATCCTGCAGATGATCGCACGGGGCCTCACCAACAAGAACATTGCAGAGGAGCTTCAGGTCAGTGAGACCACCATCAAGACGCACGTCTCAAGTTTGCTCAGCAAACTGAACCTCAACTCCCGCACCCAGGCGGCGCTCTATGCCCTCAAAAACAACATTGCCACGCTGGAATGA
- a CDS encoding copper homeostasis protein CutC → MQFEVCVESLEGAMAAYRGGATRLELCSSLIEGGLTPSAGLIREVKRHCPLPVHVMVRPRSGDFLHTPHELEVMLSDIEFCHFAEVDGLVFGVLDSQGEVDLQAMGKLMQAAKRLPVTFHRAFDVCRTPVRALEQLIELGVKRLLTSGQQPTAFEGRQLIAALVRQARDRLVVLAGSGVNPQNVIPLLQATQVREVHFSARSGAASHPVHVQERLKFGVSEEHWVTSEEKVRAVVKTVLG, encoded by the coding sequence ATGCAATTTGAAGTCTGCGTGGAAAGCCTGGAAGGTGCAATGGCGGCGTACCGGGGAGGAGCCACCCGCCTTGAGCTGTGCTCCAGCCTGATTGAAGGGGGCCTGACCCCGAGTGCGGGACTCATTCGTGAAGTGAAAAGGCACTGTCCCCTGCCGGTGCATGTGATGGTTCGACCACGCAGTGGCGATTTTCTGCACACCCCGCATGAACTTGAGGTGATGCTCTCGGACATCGAGTTCTGCCATTTTGCCGAGGTGGATGGTCTGGTGTTTGGTGTGCTGGACAGCCAGGGCGAGGTGGACCTGCAGGCCATGGGGAAACTCATGCAGGCAGCCAAACGACTGCCTGTCACGTTCCACCGGGCTTTTGATGTGTGCAGAACGCCTGTGCGGGCACTGGAGCAGCTCATTGAACTGGGGGTCAAACGCCTCCTCACCTCCGGGCAGCAGCCCACTGCTTTTGAGGGCAGGCAACTGATCGCTGCTCTGGTCCGTCAGGCCAGAGACCGTCTGGTGGTGCTTGCTGGAAGTGGGGTGAACCCACAGAATGTGATCCCGCTCTTGCAGGCCACGCAGGTCCGTGAGGTGCATTTCAGTGCCAGATCCGGGGCTGCGAGCCATCCGGTGCACGTGCAGGAACGCCTGAAATTCGGGGTTTCTGAAGAGCACTGGGTCACCTCGGAAGAGAAGGTGCGGGCAGTGGTGAAAACCGTGCTGGGATGA
- a CDS encoding cupin domain-containing protein has product MNHLNARIIRADQGKTINGALEDVQLKLTGIDTDGSYTLGLVTTQVGGSIPPHLHHREDELLILLYGELECLTSEGWQTAHPGDVVFFPSGVMHAYRNTGTVAAKHWVIANPAGVEAFYQQLAPLLNPSPSLNHISTLSRNYGIEFMGVLEDK; this is encoded by the coding sequence ATGAACCATCTCAATGCCCGCATCATCCGAGCCGACCAGGGAAAAACCATCAATGGAGCCCTGGAAGACGTGCAACTCAAACTCACCGGGATCGACACCGACGGCAGCTACACCCTGGGTCTGGTGACCACCCAGGTCGGAGGCAGCATCCCCCCGCACCTTCACCACCGGGAGGATGAACTGCTGATCCTGCTGTATGGTGAACTTGAATGCCTGACCAGCGAAGGCTGGCAGACCGCTCACCCTGGAGATGTGGTGTTTTTCCCCTCAGGGGTCATGCATGCCTACCGAAACACCGGAACCGTGGCCGCCAAGCACTGGGTGATTGCCAACCCTGCCGGGGTAGAGGCGTTTTACCAGCAACTTGCCCCCCTGCTGAACCCGAGCCCCAGCCTGAACCACATTTCCACCCTCAGCCGCAATTACGGCATTGAGTTCATGGGCGTTCTGGAGGACAAATGA
- a CDS encoding class I SAM-dependent methyltransferase: MHTFARKLAGTLDRLTLGKVPTHEQYRLPRGLTGFFIGGDMMKQHSPETLWTLSLMQLKPDSQVLEIGPGAGALLGSIAEKLTSGQVTGLDLSHSMVQMAWARNLRHVSRRRVNVLQGNAMSLPFKDQHFDEIVSVHSLYFWPDPEKVLSECLRVLKPRGRLILTFMPRNRWPNEGQGATCHVFSAEEVAALMRKAGFSHTEVVPGEAHFRECAVIGAI; this comes from the coding sequence ATGCACACTTTTGCACGCAAACTCGCCGGAACCCTGGACCGCCTCACCCTCGGGAAAGTCCCGACCCATGAGCAGTACCGACTCCCCAGGGGCCTCACTGGGTTTTTCATTGGCGGAGACATGATGAAGCAGCACAGCCCAGAAACCCTCTGGACCCTTTCATTGATGCAACTGAAACCGGACAGTCAGGTGCTGGAAATTGGCCCTGGGGCAGGCGCACTGCTCGGGAGCATCGCAGAAAAACTCACTTCTGGACAGGTGACCGGACTGGACCTGTCCCACAGCATGGTGCAGATGGCATGGGCAAGAAACCTGAGGCATGTTTCACGCAGGCGGGTCAACGTGCTGCAGGGCAACGCCATGAGCCTGCCCTTCAAAGACCAGCACTTTGATGAGATCGTCAGTGTGCACTCCCTGTACTTCTGGCCGGACCCTGAAAAGGTCCTCTCTGAATGCCTGCGGGTCCTGAAACCCCGGGGACGGCTCATCCTCACCTTCATGCCCAGAAACCGCTGGCCCAATGAAGGCCAGGGGGCGACCTGTCATGTGTTCTCCGCAGAGGAGGTGGCAGCCCTGATGCGGAAGGCTGGGTTCTCTCACACTGAGGTGGTGCCCGGAGAGGCCCACTTCAGGGAGTGCGCCGTGATCGGGGCGATTTGA
- a CDS encoding LysR family transcriptional regulator, which produces MDMDQLRAFDEIVRQGSFSRAAERLSITQPSISVRIQRLEDQLGGALFQRSSRRMELTELGQRFLPYARQALEVMASGLQMAKLTRSGEQGRLTLGVLPTLTTGRLPVAIQRLQRQHPALSFTVHTGHNPQVQEMLRGGFVQLGLLNLPADGPHFRVLQRFEDPLVLVASRGHPAASLARLTPEDLQDLLTPFLRIDWSWDVRNWQSAHVPVQPGDLEVPPMLALDLLRQTSCVALMPEPWVRSDLRAGHLVQLHVRDLMLPTWVWGVCVLQHQNLTLWQEHFVELMQDL; this is translated from the coding sequence ATGGACATGGACCAGCTCAGGGCTTTCGATGAGATCGTCAGGCAGGGCAGCTTCAGCAGGGCGGCAGAACGGCTGTCCATCACCCAGCCTTCCATCAGCGTGCGGATTCAGCGCCTTGAAGACCAGCTTGGCGGAGCCCTGTTCCAGCGCAGCAGCAGGAGAATGGAATTGACTGAACTCGGGCAGCGGTTTCTGCCTTATGCCAGACAGGCCCTTGAAGTCATGGCTTCAGGGCTGCAGATGGCAAAGCTGACCCGCAGTGGGGAACAGGGCAGGCTCACCCTGGGGGTGCTCCCCACCCTGACCACCGGACGCCTTCCGGTGGCCATACAGCGCCTGCAACGCCAGCATCCTGCCCTCAGCTTCACCGTGCACACCGGGCACAACCCACAGGTGCAGGAGATGCTCAGGGGAGGTTTTGTTCAGCTGGGACTGCTCAACCTTCCCGCAGATGGCCCTCACTTCAGGGTGCTGCAAAGGTTCGAGGACCCGCTGGTGTTGGTTGCTTCCAGAGGCCACCCTGCAGCCAGCCTGGCCCGTTTGACCCCTGAGGACCTGCAAGACCTCCTCACTCCTTTTTTGCGCATCGACTGGAGCTGGGATGTGCGGAACTGGCAATCGGCCCATGTGCCCGTGCAGCCCGGGGATCTGGAGGTCCCTCCCATGCTGGCCCTGGACCTGCTCAGGCAGACCTCCTGTGTGGCCCTGATGCCGGAACCCTGGGTGAGGTCTGACCTGAGGGCCGGGCATCTGGTACAACTGCACGTGCGGGACCTGATGCTGCCCACCTGGGTGTGGGGGGTCTGCGTTCTGCAACATCAGAACCTGACCCTCTGGCAGGAGCATTTTGTGGAGCTGATGCAAGACCTGTAA
- a CDS encoding tetratricopeptide repeat protein, which produces MTALTWHCTLFGVPTLRSSEHTQILERKTAALLAYLAQEGPTSRSHLIGLLWPDTREAAARNNLVHLLRKLKTLTGTELVTGQEVLSLAAELRTDVEGCREMFTKGDFARFNNAMGEFLSSLVYDDCPDLEDWIAAEREQWNEWRSQALLADANQLEQSGEYLEAVARIRELLTLDPLNEEGHRRLMRLQYLLGNRHHALETFRKLTTLLREELDVEPLPETLELARWIERATLPIPAQPRNRPGLPLTVLRPPALVGREREWALMEKAWEKGQIIFLRGEPGVGKSRLARDFAASRGSYLVLEARPGDMQTPYASSARNVRTILAQNPDLQLEPWIRQELSRILPELSGPTPPPPLNGQEDVLRFNEAVRQTVIAGGANLACCVLDDWQYYDELSNQQGGYMISASFPLEKSGFPRFIECFRKDELSPEAEEMLIKHLVEPGLAVLIDVNPLPADETLKLLADLGVTVHPGMRERLSQYSGGNPLFLLETVRHLLESNQLAEDSELTMPEKVGQIIEKRLQRLSNPALQAARAAAVLQTDFDLELVAELLNAPLLDFIGTWDELEAAQVVKDGKFSHDLIFETVVRATPKAIQQLLHRSAARVLTQRGAPVARVARHYQQGGDFKQAAPLYLQAARNAQQSFGVKESTRYYLLAAECFQEAGKPREAFRALVDRAVAFGHLNERAPREEALKMLFDHAHTPMEKALAHFEQAEYHSTYHEGPETEAAARKAIEIIQHEPKITIEEQTLWANLHASVAVALWIQQQIPEATEAMRRAVDALEPLGESTSLAANYSNLAVMLDHNDRHNEAIQYHIRACAIHEKLGDLPPLATTLHNLAVSYSEQGRMQESLEMVLRARHLEQQADDEHRGLALGFAATGQAYYELGNFGLCLENYNRAIENALEDTWHRGMFDGLKGELYMQIGAYDLAHDHLKISAEYPRIPPQYRSRTLINLGTLHHLQGLNPNPFFEEASELLSSSPRMISRARLWIAKADTVVPEEALELGQKVLALALEKDLGGTEISGRTRVAQAHFRMGNHAEALEQIEKACSWLTNFEPARLARGEVLYTRWRIREALGHPGTREAWQAVSDWLQMVLRNLPEPFHANFKARNPVAKGFYQHAEHV; this is translated from the coding sequence ATGACTGCTCTCACCTGGCATTGCACACTCTTCGGCGTTCCGACCCTTCGCTCGAGCGAACACACCCAGATCCTGGAGCGCAAGACGGCAGCCCTGCTGGCCTACCTTGCTCAGGAGGGACCCACCTCCCGATCGCATCTGATCGGCCTGCTGTGGCCGGACACCCGGGAGGCCGCAGCCCGCAACAACCTCGTGCACCTGCTGCGCAAACTGAAAACGCTCACCGGCACCGAACTCGTCACCGGTCAGGAGGTGCTCTCCCTCGCTGCAGAACTGCGCACCGATGTGGAAGGGTGCAGGGAGATGTTCACCAAGGGGGACTTTGCCCGCTTCAACAACGCCATGGGGGAATTCCTCTCCAGTCTCGTCTACGACGACTGCCCCGACCTTGAAGACTGGATTGCCGCCGAACGGGAACAGTGGAACGAATGGCGCTCCCAGGCCCTCCTCGCAGATGCCAACCAGCTTGAGCAGTCCGGTGAGTACCTGGAGGCTGTGGCACGCATTCGGGAACTCCTCACCCTTGATCCCCTCAATGAAGAAGGCCACCGCAGACTGATGCGCCTGCAGTACCTGCTGGGGAACCGCCACCATGCCCTGGAAACCTTCCGCAAGCTCACCACACTGCTGCGAGAAGAACTGGACGTGGAACCCCTCCCCGAAACGCTGGAGCTCGCCCGCTGGATTGAACGGGCCACCCTGCCCATCCCGGCGCAGCCCAGAAACCGCCCCGGGCTTCCCCTCACCGTGCTGCGTCCACCTGCCCTGGTGGGCCGCGAACGTGAATGGGCCCTGATGGAAAAAGCCTGGGAAAAAGGCCAGATCATCTTCCTGCGTGGAGAGCCCGGTGTGGGCAAATCCCGTCTGGCCAGAGATTTCGCTGCATCCAGAGGAAGCTACCTTGTGCTGGAGGCGCGCCCTGGCGACATGCAGACCCCTTACGCTTCTTCTGCCCGAAATGTGCGGACGATTCTGGCCCAGAATCCCGACCTGCAGCTTGAACCCTGGATCAGGCAGGAACTCTCCCGCATTCTGCCTGAACTCTCCGGTCCCACCCCCCCACCTCCCCTGAACGGCCAGGAGGACGTGCTGCGCTTCAATGAAGCCGTGCGTCAGACGGTGATCGCAGGGGGGGCAAACCTCGCTTGCTGCGTTCTTGATGACTGGCAGTACTACGATGAACTCTCCAACCAGCAGGGCGGTTACATGATCTCGGCCTCCTTTCCCCTGGAGAAAAGCGGCTTTCCCCGCTTCATTGAGTGCTTCCGCAAAGACGAGCTGTCCCCGGAAGCCGAAGAGATGCTGATCAAGCACCTCGTGGAGCCCGGACTGGCCGTCCTGATCGACGTGAACCCCCTCCCTGCGGATGAAACCCTGAAACTCCTCGCGGACCTCGGGGTGACGGTGCATCCAGGCATGCGTGAAAGGCTCAGCCAGTACTCGGGCGGCAATCCCCTCTTTCTGCTGGAAACCGTGCGCCACCTGCTGGAATCCAACCAGCTCGCCGAGGACAGCGAACTGACCATGCCCGAAAAGGTCGGGCAGATCATCGAGAAGCGCCTGCAGCGCCTTTCCAACCCCGCCCTGCAGGCTGCACGCGCAGCCGCAGTCCTGCAAACGGATTTTGATCTGGAGCTTGTCGCCGAATTGCTCAATGCCCCCCTGCTGGATTTCATCGGCACCTGGGATGAACTTGAGGCCGCACAGGTGGTCAAAGATGGCAAATTCAGCCACGACCTGATTTTTGAGACGGTGGTCCGGGCGACGCCAAAAGCCATTCAGCAACTCCTGCACCGCAGTGCTGCCCGGGTCCTCACCCAGCGTGGAGCCCCTGTGGCCCGTGTCGCAAGGCACTACCAGCAAGGGGGAGACTTCAAGCAGGCCGCCCCCCTGTACCTGCAGGCCGCCAGGAATGCCCAGCAGAGCTTCGGGGTGAAGGAATCCACCCGCTACTACCTGCTGGCTGCAGAGTGCTTCCAGGAGGCCGGAAAACCCAGAGAGGCATTCCGTGCTCTGGTGGACCGGGCGGTGGCTTTCGGTCACCTGAATGAGCGTGCCCCCCGCGAAGAGGCCCTGAAGATGCTTTTCGATCATGCCCACACCCCCATGGAAAAAGCCCTGGCCCACTTCGAGCAGGCCGAGTACCACTCCACCTACCATGAGGGGCCAGAAACCGAAGCTGCTGCACGCAAGGCCATCGAGATCATCCAGCATGAACCCAAAATCACCATTGAGGAGCAGACCCTGTGGGCCAACCTGCACGCCTCGGTGGCGGTGGCCCTGTGGATTCAGCAGCAGATCCCTGAGGCCACAGAAGCCATGCGGCGTGCTGTGGACGCCCTGGAGCCCCTCGGGGAAAGCACCAGCCTGGCCGCCAACTACTCCAACCTCGCTGTGATGCTCGACCACAACGACCGTCACAACGAGGCCATCCAGTACCACATCCGGGCCTGCGCCATCCACGAGAAACTGGGTGACCTGCCCCCTCTGGCCACCACCCTGCACAACCTCGCCGTGTCCTACTCCGAGCAGGGCCGCATGCAAGAAAGCCTGGAGATGGTCCTGCGGGCCCGCCACCTCGAACAGCAGGCCGACGACGAGCACCGGGGCCTCGCCCTCGGATTTGCTGCAACCGGACAGGCCTACTACGAACTCGGCAACTTCGGCCTGTGCCTGGAGAACTACAATCGGGCCATCGAAAACGCCCTGGAGGACACCTGGCACCGGGGCATGTTTGACGGGCTCAAAGGGGAACTCTACATGCAGATCGGGGCGTACGATCTGGCCCACGACCACCTGAAGATCAGCGCAGAGTACCCCCGCATTCCCCCGCAGTACCGCAGCCGCACCCTGATCAACCTGGGCACCCTTCATCACCTGCAGGGACTCAACCCCAACCCTTTTTTCGAGGAGGCCAGTGAACTCCTCAGCTCCTCCCCGCGCATGATCTCAAGGGCCAGACTTTGGATCGCAAAAGCAGACACCGTGGTTCCAGAAGAGGCCCTGGAACTGGGCCAGAAGGTGCTGGCCCTTGCCCTGGAAAAAGACCTCGGAGGCACGGAGATCTCAGGTCGCACCCGTGTTGCGCAGGCCCACTTCCGCATGGGGAACCACGCTGAGGCGCTGGAGCAGATCGAAAAAGCCTGCAGCTGGCTCACCAACTTCGAGCCTGCCCGCCTTGCCCGTGGAGAGGTGCTCTACACCCGCTGGCGCATCCGTGAAGCGCTGGGGCACCCGGGCACCCGTGAAGCCTGGCAGGCCGTTTCCGACTGGTTGCAGATGGTCCTCAGGAACCTCCCCGAGCCCTTCCATGCCAACTTCAAAGCCCGCAATCCGGTGGCAAAAGGGTTCTACCAGCACGCAGAACATGTCTGA
- a CDS encoding FAD-binding oxidoreductase translates to MTELTGRIIRKTDSGFEEARKNFNERIERQPSMVVFCQNREDVQNAVKYARAHQLPVAIRCGRHNYECFSLIDDGIIIDVSDMTTLHIDHENHTVDIGSGTQLIEIYTKVSQQGYGFPGGICPTVGISGLTLGGGIGLLTRYLGMTCDSLLELEMVDARGNIVVANAEQNPDLFWACRGGGGGNFGVITRFKFQIHKIDQVSIFQASWDWEKLPEVIRTWQNWGQTLDPRLTSIIMLHGPEKKEPGSAVASGLFVGSEEDLHQMLEPLLQVKPKEMKVNSLPYLEGLKFFTGDPEPDWMAYWHGSHRKFKNTSAFAYELLSDEAIATIVKHLEKSPAPDNLVQFETLGGAVSRLPVEATAFPHRAAQFSLQYQAYWDDDAAEKEHLDWVNAFRKDMLPYTKGAYVNYPDVDVEDFGDMYYGQNYRKLQEVKAKYDPENFFTFAQSIRPVKTEARS, encoded by the coding sequence ATGACGGAACTCACCGGCCGGATCATCAGAAAAACGGATTCGGGTTTCGAAGAAGCCCGCAAGAATTTCAATGAACGCATCGAACGCCAGCCCAGCATGGTGGTGTTCTGCCAGAACCGCGAGGACGTGCAGAATGCCGTCAAATACGCCCGGGCCCACCAGTTGCCTGTGGCCATCCGCTGTGGCCGCCACAATTACGAGTGCTTCTCGCTGATTGATGATGGCATCATCATTGACGTCAGTGACATGACCACCCTGCACATCGACCATGAAAACCACACCGTGGACATCGGCTCAGGCACCCAGCTGATCGAAATCTACACCAAGGTGTCCCAGCAGGGGTACGGCTTTCCGGGAGGCATCTGCCCCACCGTGGGGATCTCCGGGCTGACCCTGGGGGGTGGAATTGGCCTGCTGACCCGTTACCTGGGCATGACGTGTGACAGCCTGCTGGAGTTGGAAATGGTCGATGCCAGAGGAAACATCGTGGTGGCCAATGCTGAGCAGAACCCGGACCTCTTCTGGGCCTGCCGTGGGGGCGGAGGGGGCAATTTCGGGGTGATCACCCGCTTCAAATTCCAGATCCACAAGATCGATCAGGTGTCGATTTTCCAGGCGTCCTGGGACTGGGAGAAATTGCCCGAAGTGATCCGCACCTGGCAGAACTGGGGCCAGACGCTGGACCCCAGGCTCACCTCGATCATCATGCTGCACGGACCGGAAAAGAAAGAGCCCGGTTCAGCGGTGGCCTCCGGGCTCTTTGTGGGCTCCGAGGAGGACCTGCACCAGATGCTGGAACCCCTCTTGCAGGTGAAACCCAAAGAGATGAAAGTCAACAGCCTTCCGTACCTTGAAGGCCTGAAGTTCTTCACCGGAGACCCTGAACCAGACTGGATGGCCTACTGGCACGGTTCACACCGCAAGTTCAAGAACACCTCTGCCTTCGCCTACGAACTCCTTTCCGATGAGGCCATTGCAACGATTGTGAAGCACCTTGAAAAATCTCCGGCCCCGGACAACCTGGTGCAGTTTGAAACACTGGGAGGGGCGGTGTCCAGGCTCCCTGTGGAGGCCACCGCCTTCCCGCACCGGGCAGCGCAGTTCAGCCTGCAGTACCAGGCCTACTGGGACGATGACGCTGCAGAAAAGGAACACCTCGACTGGGTGAATGCTTTCCGCAAGGACATGCTGCCGTATACAAAAGGGGCCTATGTGAATTACCCGGATGTGGACGTGGAAGACTTCGGTGACATGTATTACGGCCAGAATTACCGCAAATTGCAGGAGGTGAAGGCAAAGTACGATCCAGAGAACTTCTTCACCTTTGCCCAGAGCATCCGGCCTGTGAAGACCGAAGCCCGCTCCTGA
- a CDS encoding isoaspartyl peptidase/L-asparaginase family protein, with translation MPEPTRVKYVIMVHGGAKPVPEEKEQANLDGVARALEAGHQILRDGGSALDAAEAALRVLEHDPAFNCGYGSSLNEKGEVQMDSAMMNGEDLQIGAVGFVQGVKHPVSIARTILKKESTLITGLGAHKYAEEHGLELCDNDILITEEQVKKLEKKQKEKNTVGCVALDQKGNLVAATSTGGLTGTPEGRVGDSPLSGCGFYAENGTGAVAISGDGEEIMRYRLASRTMEKLPTVGPEIAVTSLIKEMHERIGGEAGGLVLSPQGDYGWFHNSSHFPCAFVTSEMSEPKVYLKKDEEPQKVVKENARP, from the coding sequence ATGCCTGAACCCACCCGAGTGAAGTACGTCATCATGGTGCATGGCGGGGCCAAACCCGTCCCAGAAGAAAAAGAGCAGGCCAACCTCGATGGTGTGGCCCGTGCCCTCGAAGCCGGACACCAGATCCTGCGTGACGGGGGAAGTGCGCTTGATGCTGCAGAAGCCGCACTGCGCGTTCTGGAACATGATCCTGCTTTCAATTGTGGATACGGTTCCAGCCTCAACGAGAAAGGTGAAGTGCAGATGGACTCCGCCATGATGAACGGCGAAGACCTGCAAATTGGAGCAGTGGGCTTCGTGCAAGGGGTGAAGCACCCGGTGTCCATTGCCCGCACCATCCTGAAAAAAGAATCCACCCTGATCACAGGACTTGGGGCCCACAAGTACGCTGAGGAACACGGGCTTGAACTCTGTGACAATGACATCCTGATCACCGAGGAACAGGTGAAAAAGCTGGAGAAAAAGCAGAAGGAAAAGAACACCGTGGGCTGCGTGGCCCTTGACCAGAAAGGAAACCTCGTTGCTGCCACCTCCACAGGTGGCCTCACCGGCACCCCTGAAGGTCGCGTTGGCGACTCTCCACTTTCCGGCTGTGGCTTTTATGCAGAAAACGGGACAGGTGCAGTGGCCATCTCCGGAGACGGGGAGGAAATCATGCGTTACCGTCTGGCGAGCCGCACCATGGAAAAACTGCCCACAGTGGGACCCGAAATTGCGGTCACCAGCCTGATCAAAGAAATGCATGAACGCATCGGAGGAGAGGCTGGAGGTCTGGTCCTCTCTCCCCAGGGGGATTACGGCTGGTTCCACAACAGCAGCCACTTCCCCTGCGCTTTCGTGACTTCTGAAATGTCAGAACCGAAAGTCTACCTCAAAAAAGACGAGGAACCCCAGAAGGTGGTGAAGGAAAATGCCCGACCATAA
- a CDS encoding cyanophycinase — MPDHKRRKEDRVGTLIIIGGHEDKEGDREILQEVARRVGKGKLVVTTVASHEPEGYFDTYRKVFKDLGLKNVMGLDVNERADAVTEETGKLLEDARGIFFTGGDQLRITSQIGDTQMEARIREIFASGGVICGTSAGASVMCETMMIEGKGGESHRIGDLRMAPGLGLIRDAIIDQHFAERGRMGRLLGAVAQNPRVLGIGIDEDTTIVVEELRYFTVLGSGAVYVVDGSCVTHSNIAEGGEDQILSIYDVKLHVLSKGDAFDLQERRPLDACKLDPGSKAQDSSPIPEIENPRAASAASD, encoded by the coding sequence ATGCCCGACCATAAAAGACGCAAGGAAGACAGGGTTGGTACCCTGATCATCATTGGGGGCCATGAGGACAAGGAAGGGGACCGTGAGATTCTCCAGGAGGTCGCCCGAAGGGTTGGCAAAGGCAAACTGGTGGTCACCACTGTCGCCTCCCATGAACCCGAAGGCTACTTTGACACCTACCGGAAAGTCTTCAAGGACCTGGGCCTGAAAAATGTGATGGGTCTTGATGTCAACGAGCGTGCCGATGCCGTCACCGAAGAGACCGGGAAACTCCTTGAAGACGCCAGGGGCATTTTTTTCACCGGAGGGGACCAGCTCAGAATCACCAGCCAGATCGGGGACACCCAGATGGAAGCCCGCATCCGGGAGATCTTTGCATCCGGTGGGGTCATCTGCGGCACCAGTGCCGGGGCCTCGGTGATGTGCGAAACCATGATGATTGAAGGCAAAGGGGGCGAATCCCACCGCATCGGGGATTTGCGCATGGCCCCGGGCCTCGGCCTGATCCGCGACGCCATCATCGACCAGCACTTCGCCGAACGGGGCCGCATGGGCCGCCTGCTTGGCGCTGTTGCCCAGAACCCCCGGGTGCTCGGCATCGGCATCGATGAGGACACCACCATTGTGGTGGAAGAACTCAGGTACTTTACGGTGCTGGGCAGTGGAGCAGTCTACGTGGTGGACGGGAGTTGCGTCACCCACTCCAACATCGCCGAGGGGGGAGAAGACCAGATCCTCTCCATCTACGACGTGAAACTGCATGTGCTCAGCAAAGGGGACGCCTTTGACCTGCAAGAACGCAGGCCCCTGGATGCCTGCAAACTCGACCCCGGCTCAAAAGCCCAGGATTCCAGCCCCATTCCCGAAATCGAAAACCCCAGAGCCGCTTCTGCAGCCAGCGATTGA